TAATTAGAAAACATATTTTATTTGATTCATTTGCAACTGTACGAATATTATCAGAATTTATCTCGGAGATAAATTCAGGAGGTTTTTCAACAGATGTTATCAATAGTTTTAGTAGGGATTTAGATTTATCTGTCCATTCAAATACATCAGAGTGATAGAATCGCATAACATCTTGTAAGCTGCCAAATATCTTAAAATCATCTACGCTGGAATTTATCATTTCTTGAATTTTATTCATTATAGGGCCAGTACCATGAATCATCTGCATCTTTTCAGTCTTTGATTCATCAGTCTCTACGGCAAAGAATGGAAGTTCTTCCCACATTGTAGACAACATCTCTTCTTTGTCAGCTAGAGCGTTAACTTTGGTTTGTTCTTTATGGATTAAAATCTCAACAGCTTTTTTCAGATCTATTGCAGTGTATTTGGTAGGGTGTGCAAGCTCTGCTACAATTAACCCCAAATTCTGCAAAGAATTGATGATTTGATAAGTTTCAGTTCTAGGAAGACTGAGAGATTTTGCAACATCAGATGCAGTATTGGATCCATATTTTCCAAGATAAACAAAAACTTTGACTTGGCTTTTTGTCAATCCAAATCCAATTAGTTCTTGATTAATCTTCTCAAGTGTAACATTAAATTTCTGCAGTTGAGTTTCAGAATTGTTTCGAAATATTGTGATATCCTTTGAGGTCAACAGGGTTCCTCCTGAACATCAGATTGTATAAGATTGTTTTTTATTTTCTTTACAAGTGTGATAGTATTCTCTAAAATGTGTTCATAGTCTTTAAATTCATAATTCTGTTCAATTCTAGCTATACTCATAATGATGTGTAATTTTTTTAATTTATAACTGGATCAGGTATTTCCCACATTTGGAACATTATTGCAGGCTAAGGATTGATGGATATCAAATTAAATGTCTAATTTGCACAAACAAGAGACTTTGAGCAATCAATAGTAATTATTAAAATCAAGAATACAAATTTTATGCATGGATGTATACCAATTAGAGTTAGAGGCAGAATCGGCAAAAGAGAACCTATTACAAACAATTCAAAATAATCATGAGAACCCAGATTCACATTTTATTATAAAGGCAATCAAAGACTATGTGAGAAATTATGAAAAATATAATTTTGAGAAAAAAAGAATGCTGGAATTTATCTCAAATGAGTTTTAGAAAACAACCATATCAAATATCCATAAAGTAGATTTAACAACTAATTATAGATAAACACAATTACTCAATATAGCATCTCTCCTTTTTCCCAAGAGAGTTCAAATAATGAATTCATCATATCGACTAGCGTATCAGAGTCAGACCACCATGCAAATACTTGACGTGTTGGATGATTTGCATTTCTCATAAATATTAAAATCTCTTTTTTGTCATTTACAATAAAGCATTTGTTTTCAACATTTGAGGCAATTATACGAATACTGTCAGAATCAAACTTAGCAAGGAATTCAGGTATTTTATTTAATGGAGATATTACAATTTTGAGATTTGTTGATGCGTTTGCAATCCAATCAAACACGTTAGAATTATACAGTCTAATCAAATCAGAAACACTTCCATAAATTTTAAAATCACTTTTACTGGAACTAATCATTTCACGTATTTTGTTAGTGATTGGACCTATTCCATTTAGTAATTGCATCTTTTCAGATTTGGATTCATCAGTTTCCACCATAAAAAAAGGAATTTCTTTCCACATCTTAGACAAGGATTCTTCTTTGTTTGCCAGAATGTCAATTCTCTCTTGCTCTTGCTTTACTAAGGTAGAAATGGCTTCTTTCATTTCTTTTGCAGTATATTTTGTAGGATGGGATAATTCTGCAACTACCAATCCATAATTCTGTAATGAGTTTACCAGATGATATGTTTCAGTTCTTGGTAACTGTAAAGCTTTTGCTATCTCTGAAGCTGTTTTGGATCCATACTTACCAAGATAGATGAATACCTTGGCCTGACTTTTGGTTAGGCCAAAATTAATCAACTCATTTCTTATCTTCTCAAGAGTGAGTTTGTGTTTGTATATTTCAGTGTCTGATTCAAAATCAAGCAATTTATTGAATGTAGGCGGGATTGAGTCTGGCAATGTGAATATAGTAAATGATTGTTTTATAAGACTTTTCTAGTAAAGAAAACACAAGACAATAGGTAAAATATTAAAAAAGATTTTCCCATTTAGTAAATTCTAATCAGTGAAAAATAGGATCAACAGTGTTTTTTCAATAAACACAAAACGAGTAGACGGGTTATTTTGGTAAAAATTTATGATATTGTATTATAATTTCAAATTACTTACCTCAAATATCAAGAGACTAGTTAAAATGGGATTAAAACAGTACAATACCATGAAAGCAAAATTTAATGGAAAATGTGTTGAATGTGGAGGAGATATTAAAGTTGGAAAAGAGATCCTAAAAAATTCTAGCGAAAAATGGGTCCATAAAGCATGCTCGGATCTAGAAGATGAATTGCCGTAAATAAAATTGGAATGAATTAGTCATAAATTTTTTAAATTACCTCAAATAATTAGATTCACCATGAGTAAATCAGGCCTAGTTTTAATGGCAACAGCTATCGCAGTAATTGGAATCATGATGATTCCTGAAAACATTTCAGCTGAGCAAAACAGCGTTACAGTAACTCCAATTAACGAAGAAATTAGTCTGAAACAGACCATAACTACAATGAATGTTCCTGAAGATAACACACTCCCATGGGGGACTGTTAGAGGAGCACCATCAGACTATGTAGAAAGGTATCCAATAATCATTCAATTTTACAAAGGAGAAGATCCTGTGCATTTTGCACAAGTTGATGTCAAAGGAGATGGCTCTTATGAATACAAATTCAGAGTTAGAAACGTAGATTTAGAAACTGGAGAGGCAGTAAACATATTCCAAGGGGAATACACCGTAAAAATATTTAGAGTAATTCCAAATTCCAGTGAAACGATTTAGCATAACCATTTGTTAGATTATGTCCTCCCAGTAAGAGAATTCATATACTGAAGAAATTTTTGAAGAGCTAGAAAATGAGTAAGAATTTTTGGCATGATATTGAACCTGGAAATGATATTCCTGAAATTATCAATGTCGTAGTAGAGATTCCAAAAGGTTCAATGAACAAATACGAATATGACAAAAAGCACAACATGGTAAAACTTGATAGGGTTTTGTTCTCACCATTTCATTATCCTGGAGATTATGGTCTGGTTCCTCAGACTTTGTCGGATGATGGAGATCCACTTGATGCATTAGTATTAGTCACAAATCCAACATACCCAGGAATTTTAATTGAGGCAAGACCAATAGGATTGCTTCAAATGAAAGACGATGGCAAATTGGATGACAAGATAATTTGCGTTGCAACAAATGATCCCAGATACCTTCATACTACAGATATTTCAAATGTAGAAGATCATTATAGATCTGAGATTGCGCATTTTTTCCAAGTATACAAAGATCTCGAAGGCAAAAAAGTAGAGATCATAGGTTGGAAGTCAGCTAAAGAGGCCAAGGTTGTAATTATTGATTCAATAAAGAGATACAAAGACACTTTGAAAAAATATTAGCATGACAAAAGTATGTGAACATTTCTCAATTAAAGACAATATTTCACCAAAGACTAAAAGCTGTGAAGAGTGTGAAAAAGAACATCTTCCAGTAGTAGCAATTAGAATGTGTTTAATCTGTGGTCATGTTGGATGTTGTGATTCATCAATTGGAAAACATGCAACAAAACACTTTGAGGAGACAGGACATCCTGTAATAAAGGCAATTCCAGAAAACACTTGGAAATGGTGTTACATACACAAAGAATATTATTAAAAAACTAAAAAAAGTCCATTGCCCAAATAGCAGTTAAAAAATAACAACATATCAATAAACAATCCCAAAAATGGGAATTTCATACCTAGTTTTTATACAAATTTTATAACCAAATTACATGACATCCCAACTAATCGAAATTCCTAATTTGATTAGTTTGGAAATGTACACATTATTTCATCAAACAGAAACAGTTTTGTCAAAAATTAAATCTTTGAAAAAAATAGCATGATAGATTTTTCAAATGAGTGATTTAATTTCTCAAGATGAGAATTATCAGTTTTTAGTGTTCTATCATCAAACCAAGGCTCCGATAAATACAAACTTCTGTTCATCTCAACTTGGATCCATGGGATCGGATTATTTCCATATGTTTTGGTAATATGCCCACCATGAAATGGATCATTAAGAGATATATCATCTCTTTTAATTGAGAATGATTTTGAAATACAATCAGCTAAGAGTTCTAGCATTTCAGCAGAGGATGTTTCACCATCTTGATTAGAAATACAAAACAGAGGTCTTTTTTTGTTGTTGCCATCAGGGGAGACATTTGGAGCAATGGCAGCCATAGAATGACAATCAAGACACAGTTGTAAATCTAGTTCATGAGTACTCTTTTGAATTTCTCGATGATATGGCAGATAGTACTTTTCAATCAATGTTTTTCTAAGAGAGTCATCTGGTTCCTTACCTGAAATATAGATTGGTTTTTGATAACATGTTGCACTTTTTATCAGACCGTCAGGATTTTTTGGTGGAAGATCTTGTAATGAACGATTAAGATCTACAAATGCTCTTGCAATATCAGATTTGATTACTTTTTGAACTTTGTCCTCAAGATCATAAATCTCAATTACAAAAGGATCAGAGTCATCAAACTGATCTTTTTCTGTAATGCACAAATGCCCATCAAGTTCTGGAGGTTTTTGTGTTCCACCATGAGGAATTGATAACAATATTGGAAATTTACTCAATCTAATCCTTCAGCAGTTCCATCACGTCTGACTTCTGCCACTCCATGAAATCCAGATTTCGATTGCAATTTCATTACTGCATGAATTGCTCCGTGATAAAATGAATAACGTTCTTTGACAGATATTTCATATCCCATTTCTTTTAGATAATTAATAATTTCAGGCTTAAAACCTCCATCTTCAATACTGACCATTCCACCAATAGAGCAATGAAATCGAGGTCTCCTAATTGCCTCATTCATTGGAAGATTTCCGTCAATTATTCTGGAAAGAAATTGAGTAATGGTTGAGAATATTCTCTGACTACCAGGACTGCCCACGACCATCCAAATCTTGGAATCATTAATAATCAATGTAGGAGATACAGATGTCCAAGGAATTGCATTTGGTCTAACAAAATAAGGATGATTGGGGTTGGTGAATTCAAATGCAGACATGTAGTTATTGTATAAAAACCCCAGTCCATCTGCTGCTACCTTTGAGCCATATGCAAGCTCAATTGATTGTGTTATCCCTACTGCATTTCCCTCATCATCCATTGTTGATAGATGTGTAGTGTCTTCCCCTCCAAAATCAGGATCAGTCATTGGCAAGGTTGCATCCATAGAGTTGTGAATAGATTCGGCCATCTGTTTTGCAAAAGATCTTTGCAGATGAAGTTTATCTTGGATTTGATCATACGTGTGTGGATTAAATGGTCTCTGAATTCTATGCAAGAATGATTTTCTAAATGTCTCTGCAACAAAGTGGTATGAGCTTGGTTTTCCACTACGCAAAAACTTTGAAGGTAAATGGTTGAGCATCATCAGTGTCAACAACAAGGTTCGTCCAGCAGCTGGTGGCGGTAAAGTAACTA
The window above is part of the Nitrosopumilus sp. genome. Proteins encoded here:
- the ggt gene encoding gamma-glutamyltransferase — encoded protein: MIVKEIENAFRTSTDKKSSTAKKGMVASAFPDATKAGVEMLKKGGNAIDAACATALALGVCEPQASGIGGQSMAIFHIDGKTIALDGSSRSPSLAHSSVFRRKRRRKIGYKATTVPSTLAVIGFLHGRYGRLEWQKIVAPSIRIAKKGYKITALQNGLQQRELASFLSIKSKSGAKYFLKDGLVPYDVGDRFIQDDLAQTLTTISEHGFQSFYHGQIAKKIANDMKSNRGLIREEDLAYIPEPIERKPIGRKYRHLTVVTLPPPAAGRTLLLTLMMLNHLPSKFLRSGKPSSYHFVAETFRKSFLHRIQRPFNPHTYDQIQDKLHLQRSFAKQMAESIHNSMDATLPMTDPDFGGEDTTHLSTMDDEGNAVGITQSIELAYGSKVAADGLGFLYNNYMSAFEFTNPNHPYFVRPNAIPWTSVSPTLIINDSKIWMVVGSPGSQRIFSTITQFLSRIIDGNLPMNEAIRRPRFHCSIGGMVSIEDGGFKPEIINYLKEMGYEISVKERYSFYHGAIHAVMKLQSKSGFHGVAEVRRDGTAEGLD
- a CDS encoding UBP-type zinc finger domain-containing protein; the encoded protein is MTKVCEHFSIKDNISPKTKSCEECEKEHLPVVAIRMCLICGHVGCCDSSIGKHATKHFEETGHPVIKAIPENTWKWCYIHKEYY
- a CDS encoding TrmB family transcriptional regulator yields the protein MPDSIPPTFNKLLDFESDTEIYKHKLTLEKIRNELINFGLTKSQAKVFIYLGKYGSKTASEIAKALQLPRTETYHLVNSLQNYGLVVAELSHPTKYTAKEMKEAISTLVKQEQERIDILANKEESLSKMWKEIPFFMVETDESKSEKMQLLNGIGPITNKIREMISSSKSDFKIYGSVSDLIRLYNSNVFDWIANASTNLKIVISPLNKIPEFLAKFDSDSIRIIASNVENKCFIVNDKKEILIFMRNANHPTRQVFAWWSDSDTLVDMMNSLFELSWEKGEMLY
- a CDS encoding inorganic diphosphatase; protein product: MSKNFWHDIEPGNDIPEIINVVVEIPKGSMNKYEYDKKHNMVKLDRVLFSPFHYPGDYGLVPQTLSDDGDPLDALVLVTNPTYPGILIEARPIGLLQMKDDGKLDDKIICVATNDPRYLHTTDISNVEDHYRSEIAHFFQVYKDLEGKKVEIIGWKSAKEAKVVIIDSIKRYKDTLKKY
- a CDS encoding TrmB family transcriptional regulator is translated as MTSKDITIFRNNSETQLQKFNVTLEKINQELIGFGLTKSQVKVFVYLGKYGSNTASDVAKSLSLPRTETYQIINSLQNLGLIVAELAHPTKYTAIDLKKAVEILIHKEQTKVNALADKEEMLSTMWEELPFFAVETDESKTEKMQMIHGTGPIMNKIQEMINSSVDDFKIFGSLQDVMRFYHSDVFEWTDKSKSLLKLLITSVEKPPEFISEINSDNIRTVANESNKICFLINDSKQVLIFMRNATHPTKQVFAWWSDSESLIGIMDSLFELSWEKSTLLK
- a CDS encoding N-formylglutamate amidohydrolase → MSKFPILLSIPHGGTQKPPELDGHLCITEKDQFDDSDPFVIEIYDLEDKVQKVIKSDIARAFVDLNRSLQDLPPKNPDGLIKSATCYQKPIYISGKEPDDSLRKTLIEKYYLPYHREIQKSTHELDLQLCLDCHSMAAIAPNVSPDGNNKKRPLFCISNQDGETSSAEMLELLADCISKSFSIKRDDISLNDPFHGGHITKTYGNNPIPWIQVEMNRSLYLSEPWFDDRTLKTDNSHLEKLNHSFEKSIMLFFSKI